Proteins encoded together in one Acholeplasma hippikon window:
- a CDS encoding ABC transporter ATP-binding protein has protein sequence MSQDVLIELSHVVKEFDGELIVKDLNLKIYKNEFITLLGPSGCGKTTTLRMIGGFEKPNSGDIIINGKVFNDLPPYARPINTVFQKYALFPHLNVAENVAFGLKNRSNEFLINFFGIDANLPKKEINKLIKENIDKAVVDALALVKLAGFGSRKINQMSGGQQQRVALARALVNKPQILLLDEPLAALDLKLRQNMQYELKEMQRKLGITFIFVTHDQEEAMTMSDRIVVMKDGVIQQLGTPKAIYNEPVNRYVANFIGESDILEGTYVKKDVVNFLGVDFDCTGYKFANGEKVDVVIRPEDWDVVPVEKAKLVGEVVSSIFKGVHNELDVMVGDQKLMVNTYENYEVGDKIGLAIDAYEIHLMKVSQDEKAV, from the coding sequence GTGAGCCAAGACGTGTTAATTGAGTTATCTCACGTTGTAAAAGAGTTCGATGGAGAACTTATTGTAAAAGATTTAAATTTAAAAATATATAAGAATGAATTTATCACATTATTAGGACCTTCCGGATGTGGTAAAACAACTACACTGCGCATGATTGGTGGTTTTGAAAAACCTAATAGTGGTGACATTATTATTAATGGAAAAGTATTTAATGACTTACCTCCATATGCAAGACCAATTAACACAGTATTTCAAAAGTATGCGTTATTCCCACATTTAAATGTTGCTGAAAACGTTGCGTTTGGATTAAAAAATAGAAGTAATGAATTTTTAATTAATTTCTTCGGTATTGATGCAAACTTACCAAAGAAAGAAATTAACAAATTAATTAAAGAAAACATTGATAAAGCAGTAGTTGATGCATTAGCATTAGTTAAACTTGCTGGTTTTGGTTCAAGAAAAATCAATCAAATGTCAGGTGGACAACAACAACGCGTTGCCTTAGCACGTGCTTTAGTAAATAAACCACAAATTTTATTACTAGATGAACCCCTTGCAGCACTTGACTTAAAACTAAGACAAAACATGCAATATGAATTAAAAGAAATGCAAAGAAAATTAGGTATTACATTTATCTTCGTTACACACGATCAGGAAGAAGCAATGACAATGTCAGATAGAATCGTTGTAATGAAAGATGGTGTTATCCAACAATTAGGTACACCTAAAGCAATTTACAATGAACCAGTTAACCGTTATGTTGCTAACTTCATTGGTGAATCAGATATCTTAGAAGGAACATATGTTAAAAAGGATGTTGTTAACTTCTTAGGTGTTGATTTTGATTGTACAGGATATAAATTCGCTAACGGTGAAAAAGTGGATGTTGTGATTCGTCCTGAAGACTGGGATGTTGTTCCAGTTGAAAAAGCTAAATTAGTTGGTGAAGTAGTATCAAGCATCTTCAAAGGTGTTCATAACGAATTAGACGTTATGGTAGGAGACCAAAAATTAATGGTTAACACTTATGAAAACTATGAAGTAGGAGATAAAATCGGTTTAGCGATTGATGCTTACGAAATTCATTTAATGAAGGTTAGTCAAGATGAAAAAGCCGTTTAG
- a CDS encoding phosphatidylglycerophosphatase A family protein: MEEQQYRLNDAKKYDLVVKRLNERGVSLKEIAQITLDLQKKYLPEITLDTCLAHVERVVMKREVQHAILTGLELDILAEKNMLSEPLQTILTSDYGLYGIDEILALSIVNVYGSIGLTNFGYVDKTKPGLMGRLDDKNSPNHSCNTFLDDIVGAIAAAAASSVAHKYAESPEIVDSFK; this comes from the coding sequence ATGGAAGAACAACAATACAGATTAAATGATGCAAAGAAGTACGATTTAGTCGTAAAAAGACTAAATGAACGTGGTGTATCTTTAAAGGAGATTGCCCAAATCACTTTAGACTTACAAAAGAAGTACTTACCAGAGATTACTTTGGATACATGTTTAGCACATGTTGAAAGAGTTGTCATGAAGCGTGAAGTACAACATGCGATCCTTACAGGATTAGAACTTGATATCTTAGCAGAAAAAAATATGCTAAGTGAACCACTACAAACCATTCTTACCAGTGATTATGGTTTATATGGTATCGATGAAATCTTAGCTTTATCGATTGTAAATGTCTATGGTTCAATTGGTTTAACTAATTTCGGTTATGTTGATAAAACAAAACCAGGGTTAATGGGAAGATTAGATGATAAAAATTCTCCTAATCATTCATGCAATACATTCTTAGATGATATTGTTGGAGCAATTGCTGCAGCTGCTGCATCAAGTGTTGCACATAAATATGCAGAAAGTCCTGAAATTGTAGATAGTTTTAAATAA